Proteins from one Mesoplodon densirostris isolate mMesDen1 chromosome 1, mMesDen1 primary haplotype, whole genome shotgun sequence genomic window:
- the GIMD1 gene encoding GTPase IMAP family member GIMD1 gives MMDSNKMTINLVLFGMTQSGKSSAGNILLGSTDFHSSFATCSVTKDCSLGRSCHVHSFMRRGGQEVTLQVQVLDTPGYPHSRLSKKHVKQEVREALAHHFGQEGLHLALLVQRVDVPLCEQEESSPVQMIQELLGHAWKNYTAILFTHAEKMEEAGFNEDEYLHEASDTLLTLLNSIQCRYIFQYKKGNSLNEQRLKILERIIEFIKENCYQVLTFR, from the exons ATGATGGACTCCAATAAGATGACCATCAACTTGGTCCTCTTTGGCATGACTCAAAGTGGAAAAAGTTCTGCTGGGAACATTCTTCTTGGAAGCACTGACTTCCACAGCAGCTTTGCTACATGTTCTGTGACCAAAGATTGCAGTCTGGGCCGCAGTTGTCACGTCCACAGCTTCATGCGTCGAGGGGGCCAAGAGGTAACCCTGCAGGTCCAGGTGCTGGACACTCCAGGTTATCCACACAGCAGGCTGAGCAAGAAGCACGTGAAGCAGGAGgtcagggaggccctggcacATCACTTCGGGCAAGAGGGTCTGCACCTTGCACTGCTGGTCCAGAGGGTGGATGTGCCTCTATGTGAACAGGAGGAATCTTCCCCAGTCCAGATGATCCAG GAACTTCTGGGACATGCTTGGAAGAATTACACTGCCATTCTTTTCACCCATGCAGAAAAAATGGAAGAGGCTGGGTTCAATGAAGATGAATACTTACATGAGGCCTCTGATACACTGCTAACCCTACTAAATTCTATTCAGTGCAGATATATTTTCCAGTATAAAAAAGGAAACTCACTTAATGAACAAAGACTAAAAATCTTAGAAAGAATCAtagaatttataaaagaaaattgttaCCAAGTTCTTACCTTTAGATGA